The following nucleotide sequence is from Campylobacter coli 76339.
CCATCATCACTTACCATAAAAAAGCCATCACCGTTAATCGCCACGTCTGTATTTTTATCTGTAGTTTGAACCGAGCCTTGAGAATGAATTCTTGTTGTAGAACTCACTGAAACCCCAAGTCCTATTTGAAGTGGATTTGATCCGCCTCTTCCATCGGTTGGAGCAGTAGCAATTTTAACGGTTTGAGAAAACATTGTTCCAAAATCTGCACGAGAATATTTAAAACCGGTAGTATTAACATTTGAAATGTTATTACCCTCAACATCCATTGCAACTTGGTGTGCTTGAAGTCCGCTTACGCCAGACCAAAGTGATCTCATCATTTTAAATCCTTTATAAAATATTGCTTTTTTAAAATGACGCTTGAAGTTCGAAAAACTTTTTGCGTTTTTATGTAGGATTTATAAGCAAGTTCTGTTCCAACTTTTGAAATTTTTTATGAAATTTTAAAAAATTATATAAGAAATGTAAAGATTTTTTAGAAATGGATAAAGCTTTAAACTTTTGTGTAATAAAAATTACACTCTTACTCTTAAATTTGCAGCATGCGTTAAAGCAACTGCTATGGCATCAGTGATATCTAGGGGCTTGATATCTTTACTAAAACCCAAAAGTCTTTTTACCATAAAAGCTACTTGTTCTTTAGTCGCCTTTGCCTTGCCTGTAACAGCTTTTTTTACTTGCAAGGGAGTGTATTCTGCAAAATCTCCATGAATTTGGAGAATTTTTAAGGATAAAGCCCCGCGAAACTGAGCAAGTTTTAAAACGGTTTTTGGATTATAAGCAAAAAAGATATCCTCTATGGCTACCTCATCAAAGGAATGATTTTTAAAAATCAAGTCCAAACCCTCGCAAAGCTCTGTGATTTGATACTGTAAAGTGCTGGGTTTTATCTTTATAAGTCCTGCTTCGATTAAAGTATTTTTACCCTTATTTGCTTCTATGATAGCATAACCGCAATTTCTTGAGCCAGGATCTATACCTAAAATTTTCAAATTTTTCCTTTGTACTAATGAAATGCAAAAGCTTGATTTTAACCTTTTTTTATAAAATTTAAGATAAAATCCATAACCTTACAAAGACTAAAGAGAGACTATGAATCCAAGCCAAATACTTGAAAATTTAAAAAAAGAACTCAACGAAAACGAATACGAAAATTATATCGCTATCTTAAAATTTAACGAAAAACAAAGTAAAGCAGATCTTCTAGTCTTTAACGCTCCTAATGAGCTGTTAGCTAAATTCATACAGACAAAATACGGTAAAAAAATTTCACATTTTTACGAAGTGCAAAGCGGAAATAAAGCAAGCGTCTTGATACAAGCACAAAGCCAAAAAACCACTAGTAAAAGCACTAAAATTGATATCGCTCATATCAAAGCACAAAGTACGATTTTAAATCCTTCTTTTACTTTTGAAAGCTTTGTGGTGGGGGATTCTAACAAATACGCTTATGGAGCTTGTAAAGCTATCTCACAAAAAGACAAGCTAGGAAAACTTTACAATCCTATCTTTATCTATGGACCTACAGGACTTGGCAAAACACACTTGCTTCAAGCTGTGGGAAATGCAAGCTTGGAAATGGGAAAAAAAGTGATTTATGCTACGAGTGAAAATTTTGTCAATGATTTCACTTCAAATTTAAAAAATGGCTCTTTAGATAAATTTCACGAAAAATATAGAAATTGTGATGTTTTACTCATAGATGATGTACAGTTTTTAGGGAAAACAGACAAAATTCAAGAAGAATTTTTCTTTATATTTAATGAGATTAAAAACAATGACGGGCAAATCATCATGACAAGCGATAACCCACCCAATATGCTAAAAGGTATCACCGAACGCTTAAAAAGTCGTTTTGCTCATGGTATCATAGCAGATATCACCCCGCCTCAACTGGATACAAAAATAGCCATCATACGAAAAAAATGTGAATTTAATGATATCAATCTTTCTAATGATATCATCAATTATATCGCCACTTCTTTAGGGGATAATATAAGAGAAATAGAAGGCATTATCATAAGCTTAAACGCCTATGCTAACATACTCGGACAAGAAATCACTCTCGAACTTGCAAAAAGCGTGATGAAAGATCATATCAAAGAAAAGAAAGAAAACATAAGCATTGAAGACATTTTATCTTTGATTTGTAAAGAATTTAACATCAAGCCAAGCGATGTGAAATCTAGCAAAAAAACCCAAAATGTCGTTACTGCAAGACGCATAGCAATCTATCTAGCAAGGGAGCTTACAAGCCTTACTTTTTCACAACTTGCTAACTTTTTTGTGATGAAAGATCACACAGCCATTTCACATAGTGTGAAGAAAATAAAAGAACTCATGGAAGATGATGAACAAATAAAGACAAAAATCGAAGAATTAAAAAACAAAATTCTTACAAAAAGTCAAAGTTAAGTGAAGAAATGTGAAAAAAAGAAAAACAAAATGTGAAAGAATATAATTAAGCAAAATATGATAAAATATAAACTTAATAATTTTTTGCTAAAGAATTTCACAATTTCAATAGTCTTATTATTACAATGAATTTAAATTATATATAATAAAGCCAAGGAGAAAAAATGAAACTAAGTATCAATAAAAATACCCTTGAATCTG
It contains:
- a CDS encoding Crossover junction endodeoxyribonuclease RuvC encodes the protein MKILGIDPGSRNCGYAIIEANKGKNTLIEAGLIKIKPSTLQYQITELCEGLDLIFKNHSFDEVAIEDIFFAYNPKTVLKLAQFRGALSLKILQIHGDFAEYTPLQVKKAVTGKAKATKEQVAFMVKRLLGFSKDIKPLDITDAIAVALTHAANLRVRV
- a CDS encoding Chromosomal replication initiator protein DnaA, whose product is MNPSQILENLKKELNENEYENYIAILKFNEKQSKADLLVFNAPNELLAKFIQTKYGKKISHFYEVQSGNKASVLIQAQSQKTTSKSTKIDIAHIKAQSTILNPSFTFESFVVGDSNKYAYGACKAISQKDKLGKLYNPIFIYGPTGLGKTHLLQAVGNASLEMGKKVIYATSENFVNDFTSNLKNGSLDKFHEKYRNCDVLLIDDVQFLGKTDKIQEEFFFIFNEIKNNDGQIIMTSDNPPNMLKGITERLKSRFAHGIIADITPPQLDTKIAIIRKKCEFNDINLSNDIINYIATSLGDNIREIEGIIISLNAYANILGQEITLELAKSVMKDHIKEKKENISIEDILSLICKEFNIKPSDVKSSKKTQNVVTARRIAIYLARELTSLTFSQLANFFVMKDHTAISHSVKKIKELMEDDEQIKTKIEELKNKILTKSQS